The nucleotide sequence CGGGTACTGGTCGTCGATCATGCGCCGCAGCTCGACCAGGAAGTCGTGGGTGCCGGGGAGGTTCTCGCAGTTGGTCCCCTCCTCCTCGATCAGGTACGGGATCGCGTCGGCCCGGAAGCCGTCGATGCCCATGTCGAGCCAGAACTTCACCACGTCGTGGACGGCCTCCACCACGGCGGGGTTCTCGAAGTTGAGGTCCGGCTGGTGGGAGAAGAAACGGTGCCAGAAGAACTGCCGGCGGATCGGGTCGAACGTCCAGTTCGACTCCTCGGTGTCCACGAAGATGATCCGGGCGTCCTGGTACAGCTCGTCCGTGTCCGACCAGACGTAGAAGTCGCCGTAGGGCCCCTCGGGGTCCTCGCGGGAGGCCTGGAACCACGGGTGCTGGTCGCTCGTGTGGTTGAGCGGGAGGTCGATGATCACCCGCAGGCCGCGGGCGTGCGCCTCGGCCACGAGGCGCTTGAAGTCGCTGATCGTGCCGAACTCGTCGAGCACCGAGTAGTAGTCCGAGATGTCGTAGCCGCCGTCGCGCAGCGGGGACTCGAAGAACGGCGGCAGCCAGAGGCAGTCGATGCCGAGCCACTGCAGGTAGTCGAGCTTGTCGATCAGGCCGGAGAAGTCGCCGGAGCCGTCACCGTTGGCGTCGGAGAACGCCCGGACGAGCACCTCGTAGAACACCGCTTTGCGGAACCAGTCGGGGTCGTGGGAGATGCCGGGCGCGTTGAGCGAGTACGGCGAGATGCTCATGCGGGGGTGCCGCCTTTCGGACAGGTGGGACGGAGGCCATCGGAGCTTGCGGAGGGGGCCCTCCCGGGGACGTCGCCCGGGAGGGCCCCGACGGGGTGCGGTCGAGCCCCTACTTGACGTTGCGGCGGACGTGCAGGACGTGCGCGGGGTCGTAGTGCGGGTCCAGGCGCACGTAGTTGTGCGTGCCCCACTTCCAGGAGTTCCCGCTGAGCAGGTCGTCCACCCAGAAGCTGCCGTCCTCGTTGAAGTCCGCGTCGTCCAGGTCCAGGGTCTCCAGGTCCAGCCACACGGTGCCCTCCCGGGTCGCGTGCGGGTCCACGTTCACGACCACGATCACCGTGTCCTTGTAGCTCGAGCCCCCGTGCCGGACGGTCTTCGTCTTCGAGTAGGCGACCAGGGCGTCGTCGGACGTGGACTGCACCGTCAGGTTCTGCAGGTCGCCGAACGCGGCGTGCCGGCGCCGGATCTCGTTGAGCCGCGTGAGGTACGGGGCGAGGGACTCGCCGCGCTCCTCGGCGCCGGCGAAGTCACGGGGCCGGTACTCGTACTTCTCGTTGTCGACGTACTCCTCGGCGCCGGCCCGGGCCACGTGCTCGTAGAGCTCGTAGCCGGCGTAGACGCCCCAGAGGGGCGAGCCGGTGGCGGCCAGGACGGCACGGATCTTGAAGGCCGCAGGCCCGCCGAACTGCAGGTACTCGGTGAGGATGTCGGGGGTGTTGACGAAGAAGTTCGGCCGGTACACCGCCGAGGTCTCGTGGCTGATCTCCTCGAGGTACTCCTCGATCTCCTTCTTGGTGTTGCGCCAGGTGAAGTACGAGTAGGACTGCTGGAAGCCGACCCGGGCGAGGCCCTGCATCATGGCCGGGCGGGTGAACGCCTCGGCCAGGAACACGACGTCGGGGTGCTTGGCGTTGACGGTGCCGATCAGCCACTCCCAGAACCACAGGGGCTTGGTGTGCGGGTTGTCGACCCGGAAGATCTTCACCCCGTGGGAGATCCACAGCTCCACGATCCGCAGCACCTCGAGGGACAGGCCCTCGGGGTCGTTGTCGAAGTTGATCGGGTAGATGTCCTGGTACTTCTTCGGCGGGTTCTCCGCGTACGCGATGGAGCCGTCGGCGCGGGTCGTGAACCACTCCGGGTGCGCGGTGACCCACGGGTGGTCCGGGGAGGCCTGCAGGGCGAGGTCCAGGGCCACCTCGAGGCCCAGGTCCCCGGCGCGGGCCACGAAGCCGTCGAAGTCCTCGAACGAGCCGAGGTCCGGGTGGATCGCGTCGTGCCCGCCTTCGGGGGCGCCGATGGCCCACGGGGACCCCGGGTCCTGCGGACCGGCCACCAGGGTGTTGTTCGGGCCCTTGCGGTGCGCCGTGCCGATCGGGTGGATCGGGGGCAGGTAGATGACGTCGAAGCCCATGGCCGCGACACGGTCGAGGCTCTCGGCGGCGGTCCGGAAGGTGCCGGAGGCCCACGTGCCGGACTCGGCGTCGAAGACGGCGCCCTCGGAGCGGGGGAAGAACTCGTACCAGGACCCGCGGCCGGCGGCGGCGCGCTCGACCTTCAGCGGGTAGCGGCGGCTCTCGGTCACGAGGTCGCGCAACGGCCGCTCGGCGACCACGGCCAGGACCTCGGCGGAGGTGCCGGCCTCGAGCCGGTGCTCGGCGGGCAGCTCCCCGTTGCCGAGCGTGCGGGAGACCGCGCGGAACAGCTCGGCGTCGGAGTCCGGGCGGCCCGGCTCCGCGGCGGCGCGGTCGAAGAGCACGACACCCTCGGCCATCATGAGGTCGACGTCCTGGCCGACACCCACCTTGATCTCGGCGGCGTGGCGCCACGTCTCGAACAGGTCTCCCCAGCCCTCCACGGCGAAGGTCCAGGCGCCCTCGGACGACGGCGTCAGCCACGCCTCGTAGCGGTCGGTGCCGGGAGTGGTGAGGCGCATCGGCACGCGCTCGGCCTCCGCGCCCTGCGGGTCGTAGAGCACCGCGGTCACGCCCAGGGCGTCGTGGCCCTCACGGAACACGGTGGCGCCCACGCGGATCGACTCGCCCGGCACGGCCTTCGCCGGGAAGCGGCCGTCCTCGACCACGGGGCTCACGCCGACGACCGGGATCCGGCCGTAGACCAGGTCCTCGCGGGAGAACGCCGAGCCGGCGGCCTTCCGGCGCGTGGTCGTCGACTTCCGCGGCGTGGTGGCCTTCTTGGCGGTGGCCGTCCTCGTGCCGGCGGCCTTGGCCGCAGGCGTCCCTGCGGCTGACTTCGCCGCGGCCGTCCTGGCCGTGGACGTCCGCTTGGCACGCGGCTTGGGCTCCGCCGCGGGGACGACGGCGATGCCGGGCTCGTCGGCCACGGGCGCCGTGACCTCGGGCTCCGGGGCCTTCCGGGCGGTGGACGCTCTGCGCCGCGCCGGTGCCTTCTTCGCGGGCTGCTCGGCCGGCGCCGCGGCGGCACCGGTCCCGGCACCGGGAAGGGCGGGCGTCGTCGTCGAGGGGTCGGGGGCGGGCGCGCCGGCCGGGCTCGAGGCCGGGTCGGACGGGGGCGGCGTGTTGGCTTGGCTCACCTGGACCACGTTAGCGACAAACCCGGCGATCGTTAAGCCCGCTGTGGAACCGTGGGACGGTGTCGCCGTCCCAGTGTCACGGCCCCGGTCGGGCGGTGCGGCGCGCCGGGGGACGGATGGGCGGCGGCACCGCCGTCCGGCGCCGCCGCACCGGTAGTCTGACGGCGTGAAGGCAATCCGTAGATTCACCGTGCGCACCGTGCTGCCGGAGTCCATCGCCCCTCTGAGCCGACTCGCGAGGAACCTCCGCTGGTCCTGGCACCGGCCCACCGAACAGCTGTTCGCCGAGCTGAACCCGCAGGCCTGGGACGCGGTCCACGGGGACCCCGTCAAGCTCCTCGGCTCCCTCACCCGGGAGGAGATCCAGCAGATCGCCCAGGACCCGGCCACGGTGCGCCGGATCGAGGAGC is from Kocuria rosea and encodes:
- a CDS encoding alpha-1,4-glucan--maltose-1-phosphate maltosyltransferase; its protein translation is MVQVSQANTPPPSDPASSPAGAPAPDPSTTTPALPGAGTGAAAAPAEQPAKKAPARRRASTARKAPEPEVTAPVADEPGIAVVPAAEPKPRAKRTSTARTAAAKSAAGTPAAKAAGTRTATAKKATTPRKSTTTRRKAAGSAFSREDLVYGRIPVVGVSPVVEDGRFPAKAVPGESIRVGATVFREGHDALGVTAVLYDPQGAEAERVPMRLTTPGTDRYEAWLTPSSEGAWTFAVEGWGDLFETWRHAAEIKVGVGQDVDLMMAEGVVLFDRAAAEPGRPDSDAELFRAVSRTLGNGELPAEHRLEAGTSAEVLAVVAERPLRDLVTESRRYPLKVERAAAGRGSWYEFFPRSEGAVFDAESGTWASGTFRTAAESLDRVAAMGFDVIYLPPIHPIGTAHRKGPNNTLVAGPQDPGSPWAIGAPEGGHDAIHPDLGSFEDFDGFVARAGDLGLEVALDLALQASPDHPWVTAHPEWFTTRADGSIAYAENPPKKYQDIYPINFDNDPEGLSLEVLRIVELWISHGVKIFRVDNPHTKPLWFWEWLIGTVNAKHPDVVFLAEAFTRPAMMQGLARVGFQQSYSYFTWRNTKKEIEEYLEEISHETSAVYRPNFFVNTPDILTEYLQFGGPAAFKIRAVLAATGSPLWGVYAGYELYEHVARAGAEEYVDNEKYEYRPRDFAGAEERGESLAPYLTRLNEIRRRHAAFGDLQNLTVQSTSDDALVAYSKTKTVRHGGSSYKDTVIVVVNVDPHATREGTVWLDLETLDLDDADFNEDGSFWVDDLLSGNSWKWGTHNYVRLDPHYDPAHVLHVRRNVK